One Corvus moneduloides isolate bCorMon1 unplaced genomic scaffold, bCorMon1.pri scaffold_89_arrow_ctg1, whole genome shotgun sequence genomic window carries:
- the LOC116439038 gene encoding serine/threonine-protein kinase PAK 3-like isoform X2 — translation MSLHRILSSFTSDLETKLHSRLFHRGIEQCTFISMPLFASSSFLVDEDLWLVMEYMDGGTLQDIVRQTRMAEGEMAAVSRECLQGLDFLHSNRVIHRDLKSSNILLATDGSVKLADFGLCAQLSPEQEQRSSMVGTAHWMAPEVVTSSPYGPKVDIWSLGIVTIEMVEGEPPYFEHTAAMARCLIRQNGTPQLQEPRRLSALLRDFLECSLEADEERRWSAQELLQHPFLSSAKPLSSLSPLITAAKQLREQRRT, via the exons atgTCTCTGCATCGGATTCTGTCCTCATTTACAAGTGACCTGGAAACAAAACTCCACTCGAGGCTTTTCCATCGGGGAATTGAGCAGTGCACGTTCATCTCCATGCCATTGTTTGCCTCTTCCAGCTTCCTTGTTGATGAAGATCTCTGGCTGGTGATGGAATACATGGATGGAGGAACTTTGCAGGACATTGTCAGACAGACACGCATGGCTGAAGGAGAGATGGCAGCTGTCAGTCGGGAG TGTCTGCAGGGCCTGGATTTCCTCCACTCGAACCGGGTGATCCACAGAGATCTGAAGAGCTCCAACATCCTTCTGGCAACGGACGGCTCTGTCAAGCTGG CTGATTTTGGCCTCTGCGCTCAGCTGAGCCCCGAGCAGGAGCAGCGCAGCTCCATGGTGGGCACTGCTCACTGGATGGCCCCAGAGGTTGTGACCAGTTCTCCTTATGGCCCCAAGGTGGACATCTGGTCCTTGGGCATTGTGACCATCGAGATGGTGGAAGGAGAACCTCCTTACTTCGAGCACACGGCGGCCATG GCTCGCTGTCTGATCCGGCAGAACGGGACCCCgcagctgcaggagcccaggCGCCTGTCGGCTCTGCTGCGGGACTTCCTGGAGTGCAGCCTGGAGGCGGACGAGGAGCGGCGCTGgtctgcccaggagctgctgcag CACCCATTTTTATCATCAGCCAAGcctctctccagcctgagccctcTGATCACCGCAGCAAAGCAATTGAGGGAGCAGCGGAGGACCTga
- the LOC116439038 gene encoding serine/threonine-protein kinase PAK 1-like isoform X1, translating to MSLHRILSSFTSDLETKLHSRLFHRGIEQCTFISMPLFASSSFLVDEDLWLVMEYMDGGTLQDIVRQTRMAEGEMAAVSRECLQGLDFLHSNRVIHRDLKSSNILLATDGSVKLADFGLCAQLSPEQEQRSSMVGTAHWMAPEVVTSSPYGPKVDIWSLGIVTIEMVEGEPPYFEHTAAMARCLIRQNGTPQLQEPRRLSALLRDFLECSLEADEERRWSAQELLQVDAKRLQGKEQREGGVFSWGPPPIVSGLAAFHMQRQQNPRLAWLGRVLCRSSGPGAPQGAGPSSSRSGGSEPCLT from the exons atgTCTCTGCATCGGATTCTGTCCTCATTTACAAGTGACCTGGAAACAAAACTCCACTCGAGGCTTTTCCATCGGGGAATTGAGCAGTGCACGTTCATCTCCATGCCATTGTTTGCCTCTTCCAGCTTCCTTGTTGATGAAGATCTCTGGCTGGTGATGGAATACATGGATGGAGGAACTTTGCAGGACATTGTCAGACAGACACGCATGGCTGAAGGAGAGATGGCAGCTGTCAGTCGGGAG TGTCTGCAGGGCCTGGATTTCCTCCACTCGAACCGGGTGATCCACAGAGATCTGAAGAGCTCCAACATCCTTCTGGCAACGGACGGCTCTGTCAAGCTGG CTGATTTTGGCCTCTGCGCTCAGCTGAGCCCCGAGCAGGAGCAGCGCAGCTCCATGGTGGGCACTGCTCACTGGATGGCCCCAGAGGTTGTGACCAGTTCTCCTTATGGCCCCAAGGTGGACATCTGGTCCTTGGGCATTGTGACCATCGAGATGGTGGAAGGAGAACCTCCTTACTTCGAGCACACGGCGGCCATG GCTCGCTGTCTGATCCGGCAGAACGGGACCCCgcagctgcaggagcccaggCGCCTGTCGGCTCTGCTGCGGGACTTCCTGGAGTGCAGCCTGGAGGCGGACGAGGAGCGGCGCTGgtctgcccaggagctgctgcaggtggatGCGAAGCGGCTGCAGGGGAAAGAGCAGCGCGAGGGAGGGGTTTTCTCGTGGGGCCCCCCTCCAATAGTCTCCGGTCTCGCTGCTTTTCACatgcaaaggcagcagaatcCTCGCCTGGCTTGGCTTGGCAGGGTCCTTTGCAGGTCATCTGGACCAGGTGCCCCGCAAGGAGCAGGGCCATCTTCAAGCAGATCAGGTGGCTCAGAGCCCTGCCTGACCTGA
- the LOC116439031 gene encoding uncharacterized protein LOC116439031, which yields MSHKQGSPTSPSQPLGLGWPCLDAGRHQNRSVPALCYCTGTGNTRKSPGVKRRTGRDPAPSTGTGTTDPAWAQGGNLLPTTSQQHKEKAKKSLQHLPPTQRGSPGTGVTRALPHGGHWGSSNADPPTGDGAGAAHEALPALGALAGLPLAVPPLVFGQGRAAGEALPTLGTLVGPLPGVDAPVGDKGGVVFEVLPTVGAAEGPLIRVNALMFEEVGAPLKPLPTLRTLIGPLPGVGTLVYPQFGDPAEALPTIQALIGLFPGVDHLVLDQVGDAGEALPTFPTLLWPLPSVDPLLYPQIGAVAEALPTFQALVGLLPTVRLLPQLQAPPGSLAAFPAQGGSFLLGSLWPAFAAPPRVASPGLFLLCHPATPWE from the exons ATGTCCCACAAACAGGGAAGCCCCACAAGCCCCTCACaacccctggggctgggctggccctgcctggatGCCGGGAGACATCAAAAccgctctgtccctgccctctgctactgcacagggacaggaaatacaaggaaaagcCCAGGAGTCAAGAGAAGGACCGGGAGAGATCCCGCCCCGAGCACCGGCACGGGCACAACAGACCCAGCCTGGGCCCAGGGAGGGAATTTATTACCAACCACatcacagcagcacaaggagaaggcaaagaaatctctccaacaccttccccccacccagcgCGGATCACCCGGAACgggggtcaccagggctctgccccacGGCGGTCACTGGGGATCATCCAACGCCGATCCTCCCacgggggatggagctggagcagcgcacGAAGCTCTTCCCGCACTCGGGGCACTCGCAGGGCTTCCCTTAGCGGTGCCTCCGTTGGTGTTTGgtcaaggcagagctgctggagaagctcttcccacactcgggacactcgtagggcctctccccggtgtggatgcgcCGGTGGGTGATAAGGGTGGAGTTGTGTTTGAAGTCCTTCCCACAGTCGGagcagcggaagggcctctcatcCGTGTGAATGCGCTGATGTTCGAGGAGGTGGGAGCTCctctgaaacctcttcccacactcagaacactcatagggcctctccccggtgtgggTACGCTGGTGTACCCTCAGTTCGGAGATCCGGCCGAAGCTCTTCCAACAATCCAAGCACTCATAGGGCTGTTCCCTGGTGTGGACCACCTGGTGCTGGATCAGGTGGGAGATGCTGGAGAAGCCCTTC ccacattccccacactcctatggcctctccccagtgtggatcctctgcTGTACCCTCAGATAGGAGCTGTagctgaagcccttcccacattccaagcacttgtgggCCTTCTCCCCACCGTGAggcttctcccccagctccaaGCTCCGCCTGGATCTCTGGCCGCCTTCCCGGCACAGGGGggctctttcctccttggatCTCTCTGGCCTGcatttgcagcccctcctcgtGTGGCATCTCcagggcttttcctcctctgccatcCAGCCACGCCTTGGGAATGA